DNA from Plectropomus leopardus isolate mb unplaced genomic scaffold, YSFRI_Pleo_2.0 unplaced_scaffold11417, whole genome shotgun sequence:
CACAGTTTTGCTGGGTGCCTGCACATGAGGGGGTTAAAGAAAATGAAGCTGCTGACAAATTAGCTAAAGGAGcaccacagaaaaacatcacagccCCACTTCccttggaaaaggagaagaaaaagcaaTGATAAAGATGACAGGAATGGAAATATGGCAGAGAAGGTGGGAGGAGGATCAGAAAAGAAGGGGTCtttaccaaattaaaaaatcagttcTTACAACAAGCTGTAAAGAAAGGAATAGAAGGGAGGAAGTCGTCATAATGAGACTTACAGAGGGTCATACAGGCTTAAACGACACATTACACCCGCTGGGGAAAAGGAATGCTAACTGTTGTGAGAGATGTGGAGTTACAGAAAATGTAGAGCACATCATAATACTCTGTGCCAAGTACTCAGCTGAGCCAGACATGCTGCAGGAGAAAGTCAGGGCAGAGGTGCATGAGTGGAGTTTGAAAGGAATCTTAGGAGCTGAAGGGGAGGGAGAAGGAATAAGAGCTGTTGCTGAAGGTGCTCTTTACTTTCTCATTCATCACTCGGCTGACAGCCAGAATTTAAATACAGTGGCTAGAAGACATGATGCTACACACGATTGTACAATAGGTGGCGGTATGCACCTTATGGCTGTTTACGATCCGCCaataacaaaagaagaagaagacgaagcaGAAGAAGACAGGCTAGCACAGATGTCCGACTGCTGGCGGCTAGTGGGTTTATCTATTTAAGATTTATTGGCCAAATCATGGTGTTTTCCTGACATACCAACTTGACAAAGCAGCTACACGTCAATTAGTATAAGAAACTGTCGGATAAATGGCAACAAGCTGCTGTATTAGCTAGAGCGGACTACGAACGATGGTAGCAAGCTAGCTTCTGCTGCTACACTGTGTTTGTTCACTGCAGTCATGAGTGAAGAGGACAATTCAGCAtcaacaaacaaagacaaagactcCACACTCCTGCTCACTAAAGACGGACAAAGGTACTACGTGAGTAAGAGCGGGGTTGTGGACAGCAGAAATGTGATAACGCCACACGAACCGGAAAACAACGTCTCCTCCTACGACATGGATGATCCGGATGAGGAGAGCGACGTTCTGGACACTTCGGATCCCAGAGACAGCGCTGCCAGCCCGGAGGAACTAAACGATGAGGAGACTTCGGAGGGGGACAACGCTCCTAAACAGTGCACGTATGAAGGATGCACGGAGACCACAACGCAGGTGGCAAAGCAGAGGAAACCGTGGATGTGCAAAAAACACCGCAACAAGATGTACAAAGACAAgtacaagaagaagaagagtgatCAAGCCATGTCCAGTGGAAAACTTGATGTAAGATCCATCGTTATTGATGCTTTCTTACTTAGATGCATTCATGTGAACCCATCATCGTGTTGTACAGTAAACTCTACAgtaatgtgcaaaaatcttaggCCGCCTTAAACTGtgttattttagcaagtttataattatcatacatatttattcagTCCTCGGTAGACTCTTTagtaaaatacaaccagaacaaaCAGGAAATATGTGTACAGTATTAAAACGCAAAtatttcaaagttaaaaaatcaacaacaaaaaacaggctaagttgcaagtatttagtgtgacctgtCTTTCCACTTGAACTATCTTAGGCAAACAAtgtgagatttacaatactaatcttCTAGTGTGTTTACAacaggttgcattcaagacagGTCCAAAGCTCAGTATTGATTGTCTGAGATACCTTTTGTTCTGGTTGTACAATTCCATgattcacactaaatattgactttagCCTGAAGATGCGATATTGTTTTGACCTTTTGTACGTTTTCATGCATTGTTACAAATGAATTTGAGAGGTATTAACACAGTTTATAATAAGCGGTCAACAGATTACCCCCGTggccatttattttaatgactgccaaaaaaatcaattaagtAAAAAGCATAAAGAAAGTGcaagcatgggaggaacttttactgtgtaaaaccccggggagctgtttttatttattctttttttttttttttaattttcacttgacttgatAAAAAAATTGCAGGGAAATTGCTGTATATGACGTTGAACCTTTCAGTTtcgattaaacatttgctaaaggcatttaaagtttTGTATTGGAGTTTGGTAAAgctgattaaattaaaattctaAGTATTGAccgaaagatttttatttttattttaaatggataTGGGTTCCAAATATGGGTTATCAgtttcattaactactaataacctgcattggtatcggccctgaaaaaccaatgtCAGTCGACCCCTACTTATAATTCAGTTTACATGACCTGAGTCCAACTCTTTGGTTCATGGGATTCCCCGACCCGGTTTTCCAGATTTTTGTAAACCATAATGTAAACACAATTCCCCCAGTTAATTGCttgtgttttggtcttttttgtgtgtgtatttagcCGGAAAACCCAGAAGATCGTCCTGTGTCTGTGAACAAACAGCGTCTGGGTGCCATGGGGGACCGACCAGCCAGACCGTCTCTGATAGAGCAGGTCCTCAACCAGAAGAGACTGGtaagttatttttgtcataagTAAGTCAAGTCAACCCCTCCCTTTAAGGGGAT
Protein-coding regions in this window:
- the LOC121963486 gene encoding regulatory factor X-associated protein — encoded protein: MSEEDNSASTNKDKDSTLLLTKDGQRYYVSKSGVVDSRNVITPHEPENNVSSYDMDDPDEESDVLDTSDPRDSAASPEELNDEETSEGDNAPKQCTYEGCTETTTQVAKQRKPWMCKKHRNKMYKDKYKKKKSDQAMSSGKLDPENPEDRPVSVNKQRLGAMGDRPARPSLIEQVLNQKRLVSYFCHK